In Streptomyces sp. NBC_01408, one DNA window encodes the following:
- a CDS encoding nitronate monooxygenase, which translates to MSTALNGLSPYPIVQAPMAGGASCPPLAAAVCEAGGLGFLAGGYKTADGMYQEIKRLRALTRHAFGVNLFMPQTGYVDPAAVETYRGQLAGEASWYEVSLAAEDIIGTCDDGYDAKLAILLEDPVPVVSFTFGCPSSAALASLRKAGTHTVVTVTSVEEAKAAQEAGADSVCVQGVEAGGHQGTHRDDPQADGTAAVGLLALVAQVREAVGLPIVAAGGLMRGSQIAALLAAGAEAAQLGTAFLACPESGAHPLHKKALTDPLFVRTELTRAFSGRPARGLVNRFMREHGPYAPAAYPQVHYMTSGLRKAAATAGDPQGMALWAGQGHRLARTLPAAELVEVLAAELAEAQSALKVMQMRSAS; encoded by the coding sequence ATGTCCACCGCACTGAACGGTCTCTCCCCCTACCCGATCGTGCAGGCTCCCATGGCGGGCGGCGCCTCGTGCCCGCCGCTCGCCGCCGCCGTGTGCGAGGCGGGCGGGCTGGGCTTCCTGGCCGGCGGCTACAAGACCGCCGACGGCATGTACCAGGAGATCAAACGGCTGCGGGCGCTGACCCGGCACGCCTTCGGCGTGAACCTCTTCATGCCGCAGACCGGATACGTGGACCCGGCCGCCGTCGAGACGTACCGCGGGCAGCTGGCGGGCGAGGCGAGCTGGTACGAGGTCTCCCTCGCCGCCGAGGACATCATCGGCACCTGCGACGACGGCTACGACGCCAAGCTCGCCATCCTCCTCGAAGACCCGGTCCCGGTCGTCTCGTTCACCTTCGGCTGCCCCTCGTCCGCCGCCCTCGCCTCCCTGCGCAAGGCCGGTACGCACACCGTCGTCACCGTGACCTCCGTCGAGGAGGCCAAGGCCGCGCAGGAGGCGGGCGCCGACTCCGTCTGCGTCCAGGGCGTGGAGGCCGGCGGCCACCAGGGCACCCACCGCGACGACCCGCAGGCCGACGGCACGGCGGCCGTGGGACTGCTCGCACTGGTGGCGCAGGTACGCGAGGCCGTGGGCCTCCCGATCGTCGCTGCGGGCGGTCTGATGCGGGGCTCGCAGATCGCGGCGCTGCTGGCGGCGGGCGCCGAGGCCGCGCAGCTCGGTACGGCCTTCCTGGCCTGCCCGGAGTCCGGGGCGCACCCGCTGCACAAGAAGGCCCTGACCGACCCGCTGTTCGTCCGTACGGAACTCACCCGGGCCTTCTCCGGACGGCCCGCGCGGGGCCTGGTGAACCGTTTCATGCGGGAGCACGGGCCGTACGCCCCGGCCGCGTACCCGCAGGTCCACTACATGACCTCGGGGCTGCGCAAGGCGGCCGCCACGGCCGGGGACCCGCAGGGCATGGCCCTGTGGGCGGGCCAGGGGCACCGGCTGGCACGGACGCTGCCGGCCGCCGAGCTGGTCGAGGTGCTGGCCGCCGAACTGGCCGAGGCACAGAGCGCGTTGAAGGTAATGCAGATGAGGAGTGCGTCATGA
- the dnaJ gene encoding molecular chaperone DnaJ — MATDYYAVLGVRRDASQDEIKKAFRRLARELHPDVNPDPKTQERFKEINAAYEVLSDPQKKQVYDLGGDPLSSSGGGGGAGGFGAGGFGNFSDIMDAFFGQSQQRGPRSRTRRGQDAMIRLDLELDEAAFGTTKDIQVDTAVVCTTCSGEGAAPGTSAQTCDMCRGRGEVSQVTRSFLGQVMTSRPCPQCQGFGTVVPTPCPECAGDGRVRSRRSLTVKIPAGVENGTRIQLAGEGEVGPGGGPAGDLYVEIHELPHPTFQRRGDDLHCTVTIPMTAAALGTKCPLETLDGLEEIDIRPGTGSGQAIPLHGRGVTHLRGGGRGDLIVHVEVTTPGKLDAQQEELLRQLAKLRGEERPMGQFAPGQQGLFSRLKDAFNGR; from the coding sequence GTGGCCACGGACTACTACGCCGTTCTCGGCGTGCGCCGCGACGCATCGCAGGACGAGATCAAGAAGGCCTTCCGCCGCCTCGCGCGTGAACTCCACCCGGACGTGAATCCGGACCCGAAGACGCAGGAGCGCTTCAAGGAGATCAACGCGGCGTACGAGGTGCTCTCGGACCCGCAGAAGAAGCAGGTCTACGACCTCGGCGGCGACCCGCTGTCCTCCTCGGGAGGCGGCGGCGGAGCGGGCGGATTCGGGGCGGGCGGCTTCGGCAACTTCTCCGACATCATGGACGCCTTCTTCGGCCAGAGTCAGCAGCGCGGCCCGCGCTCGCGGACCCGCCGCGGCCAGGACGCCATGATCCGCCTGGACCTGGAGCTGGACGAGGCGGCCTTCGGGACCACCAAGGACATCCAGGTCGACACGGCCGTGGTGTGCACCACCTGCTCCGGTGAGGGCGCCGCCCCCGGCACCTCCGCGCAGACGTGTGACATGTGCCGCGGCCGCGGTGAGGTGTCGCAGGTCACCCGGTCCTTCCTGGGCCAGGTCATGACCTCGCGCCCCTGCCCGCAGTGCCAGGGCTTCGGCACCGTGGTCCCGACCCCGTGCCCCGAGTGCGCGGGCGACGGCCGGGTCCGCTCCCGCCGCAGCCTCACCGTCAAGATCCCGGCGGGCGTCGAGAACGGCACCCGCATCCAGCTCGCGGGCGAGGGCGAGGTCGGCCCCGGCGGCGGCCCCGCCGGCGACCTGTACGTGGAGATCCACGAGCTGCCGCACCCCACCTTCCAGCGGCGCGGGGACGACCTGCACTGCACCGTCACCATCCCGATGACGGCGGCGGCGCTGGGCACCAAATGCCCGCTGGAGACCCTGGACGGCCTGGAGGAGATCGACATCCGGCCCGGTACCGGGTCGGGGCAGGCGATCCCGCTGCACGGGCGCGGTGTCACGCACCTGCGGGGCGGCGGGCGCGGAGACCTGATCGTCCACGTCGAGGTCACCACCCCGGGCAAGCTGGACGCGCAGCAGGAGGAACTGCTGCGCCAGCTGGCGAAGCTGCGCGGCGAGGAGCGGCCGATGGGCCAGTTCGCGCCGGGGCAGCAGGGCCTGTTCAGCCGGCTGAAGGACGCCTTCAACGGTCGCTGA
- a CDS encoding 16S rRNA (uracil(1498)-N(3))-methyltransferase, whose protein sequence is MTAPVFVVEEVPTGPEFLLEGPEGRHAVSVKRLNPGEALVLTDGRGGWAEAVVKSAEGKDRLTVAVSSAGQEPQPAVRITVVQALPKGDRGELAVETMTETGVDAIVPWQASRCITQWRGDRGAKSLAKWRATAREAGKQSRRVRFPEVAEAMSTKQVAALLAGADLAMVLHEDREAPSGALATAELPASGSIVLVVGPEGGVSPEELAAFAEAGAHPYRLGPSVLRTSTAGTAATAVLLARTGRWG, encoded by the coding sequence ATGACCGCCCCCGTGTTCGTGGTCGAGGAGGTCCCCACGGGACCGGAGTTCCTCCTGGAGGGCCCCGAGGGCCGGCACGCGGTGTCCGTCAAGCGGCTGAACCCGGGCGAGGCGCTGGTCCTCACGGACGGCCGGGGCGGCTGGGCCGAGGCGGTCGTGAAGTCCGCGGAGGGCAAGGACCGCCTGACGGTGGCGGTGTCCTCGGCCGGACAGGAACCGCAGCCCGCGGTCCGCATCACCGTGGTCCAGGCCCTCCCCAAGGGGGACCGCGGCGAACTGGCCGTCGAGACCATGACCGAGACGGGCGTCGACGCGATCGTGCCCTGGCAGGCCTCGCGGTGCATCACGCAGTGGCGCGGCGACCGGGGAGCCAAGTCCCTCGCCAAGTGGCGGGCCACCGCCCGGGAGGCGGGCAAGCAGTCCCGCCGCGTCCGCTTCCCCGAGGTGGCGGAGGCCATGTCCACCAAGCAGGTCGCCGCGCTGCTGGCCGGGGCCGACCTGGCGATGGTCCTCCACGAGGACCGGGAGGCCCCCTCGGGCGCGCTGGCCACGGCCGAACTGCCGGCCTCGGGCTCGATCGTCCTGGTGGTCGGCCCCGAGGGCGGCGTCTCCCCGGAGGAACTGGCCGCCTTCGCCGAGGCCGGGGCCCACCCCTACCGGCTGGGCCCGTCGGTCCTGCGGACCTCCACCGCGGGCACGGCGGCGACGGCGGTCCTGCTGGCCCGCACCGGGCGCTGGGGCTGA
- a CDS encoding DUF3097 domain-containing protein: protein MREYSPDLTPQWKRPKAVPEVAAEPDLVVEVAGTDFCGAVVACEAGTVTLEDRFGKRRVFPLQPRGFLLDGAVVTLVRPSRAPAAPARTASGSIAVPGARARVARAGRIYVEGRHDAELVERVWGDDLRIEGVVVEYLEGIDDLPAVVAEFAPAPDARLGVLVDHLVPGSKESRIAASVTSPDVLIVGHPYVDVWQAVKPSALGISAWPVIPHGQDWKTGICRALGWPENTGAAWQHILSRVTSYRDLEPTLLGAVEHLIDHVTAP, encoded by the coding sequence ATGCGCGAGTACTCCCCCGACCTGACCCCGCAGTGGAAGCGCCCCAAGGCCGTGCCGGAGGTGGCGGCGGAGCCCGACCTGGTGGTGGAGGTCGCCGGTACGGACTTCTGCGGCGCGGTGGTGGCCTGCGAGGCGGGCACGGTGACCCTGGAGGACCGCTTCGGCAAGCGGCGGGTGTTCCCGCTCCAGCCGCGCGGCTTCCTGCTGGACGGGGCCGTGGTCACCCTGGTCCGCCCGTCCCGGGCACCGGCGGCCCCGGCGCGCACCGCGTCCGGGTCGATCGCCGTACCGGGCGCCAGGGCGCGGGTGGCCAGGGCGGGCCGGATCTACGTCGAGGGGCGGCACGACGCCGAGCTGGTGGAGCGGGTCTGGGGGGACGACCTGCGGATCGAGGGAGTCGTGGTGGAGTACCTGGAGGGCATCGACGACCTCCCGGCCGTCGTGGCCGAGTTCGCGCCCGCCCCGGACGCCCGCCTCGGCGTCCTGGTGGACCACCTGGTGCCGGGCTCGAAGGAGTCCCGCATCGCCGCGTCGGTGACCTCTCCGGACGTGCTGATCGTGGGCCATCCCTACGTGGACGTGTGGCAGGCGGTGAAACCGTCCGCGCTCGGCATCTCCGCGTGGCCGGTGATCCCGCACGGCCAGGACTGGAAGACGGGTATCTGCCGGGCCCTGGGCTGGCCGGAGAACACGGGGGCCGCCTGGCAGCACATCCTGTCGCGCGTGACCTCGTACCGGGACCTGGAGCCGACCCTGCTGGGCGCGGTGGAACACCTCATCGACCACGTCACGGCGCCGTGA
- a CDS encoding Uma2 family endonuclease codes for MTAVDDRLITDAAKFFEDLVVPEGYKAELLRGDIVMMAGPDWVHNLIVLHVLKQIPLDRWYPVQTQDISIPGETSEPQPDLVVVEHGAFDGPGRLVPAPATTLLVEVVSKNSVHADYVIKRSMYAAGQVPAYLIIDPFEAVCVLLTKAKGQGEEADYDVELTTAFGLPVPLDALGIKLDTSEFGTLPKIKRHRCP; via the coding sequence ATGACCGCTGTGGACGACCGGCTGATCACGGATGCCGCCAAGTTCTTCGAGGACCTCGTTGTCCCCGAGGGCTACAAGGCCGAGCTCCTCCGGGGGGACATTGTGATGATGGCCGGACCTGACTGGGTCCACAATCTGATCGTCCTGCATGTGCTGAAGCAGATCCCCCTCGACCGGTGGTATCCGGTGCAGACTCAGGACATCTCCATCCCCGGCGAGACATCAGAACCGCAGCCGGATCTGGTGGTGGTCGAGCACGGGGCCTTTGACGGGCCAGGGAGGCTGGTCCCTGCGCCGGCCACCACCTTGCTGGTCGAGGTCGTGTCCAAGAACAGCGTCCACGCCGACTACGTAATCAAGAGGTCGATGTACGCGGCGGGTCAGGTTCCCGCGTACTTGATCATCGATCCGTTCGAGGCGGTGTGTGTCCTGCTGACGAAGGCGAAGGGCCAGGGCGAGGAGGCGGATTACGACGTGGAGCTCACCACTGCGTTCGGTCTTCCGGTTCCCCTGGATGCGTTGGGTATCAAGCTGGACACCAGCGAGTTCGGCACCCTGCCCAAGATCAAGCGGCACCGCTGCCCGTAA
- the hemW gene encoding radical SAM family heme chaperone HemW, translating into MPSALPDGDPMPEDGSLPSHALAGAGDRPLGFYLHVPYCATRCGYCDFNTYTATELRGTGGVLASRENYADTLIDEVRLARKVLGDDPRAVRTVFVGGGTPTLLPAGDLVRMLAAIRDEFGLAEDAEITTEANPESVNPQYLAELRAGGFNRVSFGMQSAKQHVLKVLDRTHTPGRPEACVAEARAAGFEHVNLDLIYGTPGETDQDWRDSLAAALGAGPDHVSAYALIVEEGTQLARRIRRGEVPMTDDDVHADRYLIADEVMAEAGYSWYEVSNWATSEAGRCLHNELYWRGADWWGAGPGAHSHVGGVRWWNVKHPGAYAAALAEGRSPGAGRELLSEEDRRVERILLELRLVDGIPLSLLAPAGLAASRSALADGLLEAAPYEAGRAVLTLRGRLLADAVVRDLVD; encoded by the coding sequence ATGCCTTCCGCACTGCCCGACGGTGACCCCATGCCCGAAGACGGCTCGCTGCCGTCGCATGCCCTGGCGGGTGCCGGGGACCGGCCGCTCGGGTTCTACCTGCACGTCCCGTACTGCGCCACGCGCTGCGGGTACTGCGACTTCAACACCTACACGGCCACCGAGCTGCGCGGCACCGGCGGTGTGCTCGCCTCGCGGGAGAACTACGCCGACACCCTGATCGACGAGGTCCGCCTCGCCCGCAAGGTGCTCGGGGACGACCCGAGGGCCGTGCGCACCGTCTTCGTCGGCGGCGGTACGCCGACGCTGCTGCCGGCCGGGGACCTCGTACGGATGCTCGCGGCGATCCGGGACGAATTCGGCCTCGCCGAGGACGCCGAGATCACCACCGAGGCCAATCCGGAGTCCGTGAACCCGCAGTACCTGGCCGAGCTGCGGGCCGGCGGCTTCAACCGGGTCTCCTTCGGCATGCAGAGCGCCAAGCAGCACGTCCTGAAGGTGCTCGACCGCACGCACACCCCGGGCCGCCCCGAGGCCTGCGTCGCGGAGGCGCGCGCGGCAGGCTTCGAGCACGTCAACCTGGACCTGATCTACGGGACACCGGGCGAGACGGACCAGGACTGGCGCGACTCCCTGGCCGCGGCGCTCGGAGCCGGGCCCGACCACGTGTCGGCGTACGCCCTGATCGTCGAGGAGGGCACCCAGCTGGCCCGCCGGATCCGCCGCGGCGAGGTCCCGATGACCGACGACGACGTGCACGCCGACCGCTACCTGATCGCGGACGAGGTCATGGCGGAGGCCGGCTACTCCTGGTACGAGGTGTCGAACTGGGCCACCTCCGAGGCCGGGCGCTGCCTGCACAACGAGCTGTACTGGCGCGGGGCCGACTGGTGGGGCGCGGGGCCGGGCGCGCACTCGCACGTGGGCGGCGTCCGGTGGTGGAACGTGAAGCACCCCGGCGCCTACGCCGCCGCCCTGGCGGAGGGGCGCTCCCCGGGCGCGGGGCGCGAGCTCCTGTCGGAGGAGGACCGGCGGGTGGAGCGCATCCTGCTGGAGCTCCGCCTGGTGGACGGCATCCCACTGTCCCTGCTCGCCCCGGCCGGGCTCGCCGCGTCCCGCAGCGCCCTCGCGGACGGCCTCCTGGAGGCCGCGCCGTACGAGGCCGGCCGGGCCGTGCTGACCCTGCGGGGCCGTCTGCTGGCCGACGCGGTCGTCCGGGACCTGGTGGACTGA
- a CDS encoding long-chain fatty acid--CoA ligase — protein sequence MSDTQTYLENRPPTVAVLFLERVAATPNDEAYRFPVPASGGQGADDWKSLSWGQAAERVFAIAAGLIALGLQAEERVALASNTRVEWILSDLGVMCAGGAVTTIYPSTNADESAFILSDSESRVLIAEDAKQLAKARERRADLPNLAHVVVLEAADAVAAKGDPEGWVLSLADLEARGKEYLAKHPEAVDERIGSITADQLATLIYTSGTTGRPKGVRLPHDSWSYMAKAMVATGLLHKDDVQYLWLPLAHVFGKVLTSGQIEAGHVTAVDGRVDKIIENLPIVQPTYMAAVPRIFEKVYNGVAAKARAAGGAKYKIFQWSVGVAREYAKVTQDNFRRTGQATAPFGLTTKHKIADALVYSKLREAFGGKLRAAVSGSAALAPEIGYFFAGAGIHILEGYGLTESSAASFVNPGEAYRTGTVGKPLPGAEVRIADDGEVLLRSPGIMQGYHGLPEKTAEVLESDGWLHTGDIGELSADGYLRITDRKKDLIKTSGGKYVAPAEIEGQFKAICPYVSSIVVHGADRNFCSALIALDEPSILGWAAGNGLEGKTYGEVLAAPETNRLIETYVQTLNEGLQRWQTVKKFRLLPRDLDVEHGDLTPSLKLKRPVVEREFKHLIDEMYEGAREA from the coding sequence GTGAGCGACACACAGACCTATCTCGAGAACCGCCCGCCCACCGTGGCGGTGCTCTTCCTTGAGCGCGTCGCTGCGACGCCGAACGACGAGGCCTACCGGTTCCCGGTGCCCGCGTCCGGCGGCCAGGGCGCCGACGACTGGAAGTCGCTCAGCTGGGGCCAGGCGGCCGAGCGGGTCTTCGCCATTGCCGCCGGGCTGATCGCCCTCGGCCTGCAAGCGGAGGAGCGCGTCGCGCTCGCCTCCAACACCCGGGTCGAGTGGATCCTCTCCGATCTCGGCGTCATGTGCGCCGGCGGCGCGGTCACCACCATCTACCCCAGCACCAACGCGGACGAGTCGGCGTTCATCCTCTCCGACTCCGAGAGCCGGGTGCTCATCGCCGAGGACGCCAAGCAGCTGGCGAAGGCGCGCGAGCGCCGCGCCGACCTGCCGAACCTGGCCCACGTCGTGGTCCTGGAGGCCGCCGACGCGGTAGCCGCCAAGGGCGACCCCGAGGGCTGGGTGCTCTCGCTCGCCGATCTGGAGGCGCGCGGCAAGGAGTACCTCGCCAAGCACCCCGAGGCGGTCGACGAGCGGATCGGGTCCATCACCGCCGACCAGCTCGCCACCCTCATCTACACCTCCGGTACGACCGGCCGCCCCAAGGGCGTCCGGCTGCCGCACGACAGCTGGTCGTACATGGCCAAGGCCATGGTCGCCACCGGCCTGCTCCACAAGGACGACGTCCAGTACCTGTGGCTGCCGCTGGCCCACGTCTTCGGCAAGGTGCTGACCTCCGGCCAGATCGAGGCCGGGCACGTGACCGCCGTCGACGGCCGCGTAGACAAGATCATCGAGAACCTGCCGATCGTGCAGCCGACGTACATGGCCGCCGTTCCGCGCATCTTCGAGAAGGTCTACAACGGCGTGGCCGCCAAGGCCCGTGCCGCCGGCGGCGCCAAGTACAAGATCTTCCAGTGGTCGGTCGGCGTCGCCCGGGAGTACGCCAAGGTCACGCAGGACAACTTCCGCCGCACCGGCCAGGCGACCGCCCCCTTCGGCCTCACCACCAAGCACAAGATCGCCGACGCGCTCGTCTACTCCAAGCTCCGCGAGGCCTTCGGCGGCAAGCTGCGCGCGGCCGTCTCCGGCTCCGCCGCCCTGGCGCCCGAGATCGGCTACTTCTTCGCCGGCGCGGGCATCCACATCCTGGAGGGCTACGGCCTGACGGAGTCCAGCGCGGCCTCCTTCGTCAACCCGGGCGAGGCCTACCGCACCGGCACCGTCGGCAAGCCGCTCCCCGGCGCCGAGGTCCGCATCGCCGACGACGGCGAGGTCCTCCTGCGCAGCCCCGGCATCATGCAGGGCTACCACGGGCTGCCGGAGAAGACCGCCGAGGTCCTGGAGTCCGACGGCTGGCTGCACACGGGCGACATCGGCGAGCTCTCGGCCGACGGCTACCTGCGCATCACCGACCGCAAGAAGGACCTGATCAAGACCTCGGGCGGCAAGTACGTCGCCCCGGCGGAGATCGAGGGCCAGTTCAAGGCGATCTGCCCGTACGTGTCGAGCATCGTCGTGCACGGCGCCGACCGTAACTTCTGCTCGGCCCTGATCGCCCTCGACGAGCCGTCGATCCTGGGCTGGGCGGCCGGCAACGGGCTGGAGGGCAAGACGTACGGGGAGGTCCTGGCGGCGCCGGAGACCAACCGCCTGATCGAGACGTACGTACAGACCCTGAACGAGGGCCTCCAGCGCTGGCAGACGGTCAAGAAGTTCCGGCTGCTGCCGCGCGACCTGGACGTCGAGCACGGGGACCTGACGCCCAGCCTGAAGCTGAAGCGGCCGGTGGTCGAGCGTGAGTTCAAGCACCTGATCGACGAGATGTACGAGGGCGCGCGGGAGGCGTAA
- the hrcA gene encoding heat-inducible transcriptional repressor HrcA gives MLSERRLEVLRAIVQDYVGTEEPVGSKALTERHRLGVSPATVRNDMAVLEEEGYIAQPHTSAGRIPTDKGYRLFVDKLAGVKPLSSPERRAIQNFLDGAVDLDDVVGRTVRLLAQLTRQVAVVQYPSLTRSTVRHVELLSLAPARLMLVLITDTGRVEQRLVDCPSPFSETSLADLRARLNSRVVGRRFTDVPPLVQDLPESFEAEDRSTVSTVLTTLLETLVEEAEERLMIGGTANLTRFGHDFPLTIRPVLEALEEQVVLLKLLGEANESGMAVRIGHENAYEGLNSTSVVSVGYGSGGEAVAKLGVVGPTRMDYPGTMGAVRAVARYVGQILAES, from the coding sequence ATGCTCAGCGAACGCAGACTCGAAGTGCTGCGCGCCATCGTCCAGGACTACGTCGGGACGGAGGAGCCGGTCGGCTCCAAGGCGCTCACCGAACGCCACCGGCTCGGCGTCTCGCCCGCCACCGTGCGCAACGACATGGCCGTGCTGGAGGAGGAGGGCTACATCGCCCAGCCCCACACCAGCGCCGGCCGGATCCCCACCGACAAGGGCTACCGGCTCTTCGTCGACAAGCTGGCGGGGGTCAAGCCGCTGTCGTCGCCCGAGCGCCGGGCCATCCAGAACTTCCTCGACGGCGCCGTCGACCTCGACGACGTGGTCGGCCGTACGGTGCGGCTGCTCGCGCAGCTCACCCGGCAGGTCGCCGTCGTCCAGTACCCGAGCCTGACCCGGTCGACCGTCCGGCACGTGGAGCTGCTCTCGCTCGCTCCCGCGCGCCTGATGCTCGTACTGATCACAGACACCGGACGCGTCGAGCAGCGGCTGGTCGACTGCCCGAGCCCGTTCAGCGAGACCTCCCTCGCCGACCTGCGGGCCCGGCTCAACAGCAGGGTCGTCGGCCGCCGTTTCACCGATGTGCCCCCACTCGTCCAGGACCTCCCCGAATCCTTCGAGGCCGAGGACCGCAGCACGGTCTCCACCGTGCTCACGACACTCCTCGAAACCCTGGTCGAGGAAGCCGAGGAACGGCTGATGATCGGCGGAACCGCCAATCTCACCCGCTTCGGACACGATTTTCCCCTGACGATCAGGCCGGTGCTCGAAGCGCTGGAGGAGCAGGTCGTGCTCCTCAAGCTGCTGGGCGAGGCCAACGAGTCGGGAATGGCCGTACGGATCGGGCATGAGAATGCCTACGAGGGACTGAACTCCACGTCTGTCGTCTCCGTCGGTTACGGTTCGGGCGGCGAAGCAGTCGCCAAACTCGGCGTGGTCGGACCGACCCGCATGGACTACCCCGGAACGATGGGAGCGGTACGCGCAGTGGCACGTTACGTCGGACAGATCCTGGCGGAGTCGTAA
- a CDS encoding MBL fold metallo-hydrolase, which translates to MDVRWEEAGWERLTGRAGRRRLPVWDCTAGLVVGDESVLLIDPGSCLREGAELREQAERLTGRRVTHIAFTHGHFDHVLGAPAFSGAEVFGAVGLDTVMSLGREELRASAVRHGLAESEAAEATASLVVPRHPVSGEWTLDLGGLQVLLANVGPGHTGHDLAVFVPDGREVVFCGDLVEESGDPQAGGDAAPRQWPAALDRLLSLGGEDALYVPGHGAVVTAGFVREQRATLAARFGVSAT; encoded by the coding sequence ATGGACGTGCGTTGGGAAGAGGCGGGCTGGGAACGGCTGACCGGGCGGGCCGGCCGCAGGCGCCTGCCGGTGTGGGATTGCACGGCGGGGCTGGTGGTGGGGGACGAGTCGGTGCTCCTGATCGACCCGGGTTCCTGCCTCCGGGAGGGGGCGGAGCTGCGGGAGCAGGCGGAGCGGCTGACGGGCCGCCGCGTGACTCATATCGCATTCACCCACGGACATTTCGACCACGTACTGGGGGCGCCGGCCTTCTCCGGGGCCGAGGTGTTCGGGGCGGTGGGCCTGGACACGGTGATGTCCCTGGGCCGCGAGGAGCTGCGCGCGAGCGCCGTACGGCACGGACTGGCGGAGTCCGAGGCCGCCGAGGCGACGGCCTCGCTGGTGGTGCCGCGCCATCCGGTCTCGGGCGAGTGGACGCTGGACCTCGGCGGGCTGCAGGTGCTGCTGGCCAACGTGGGACCCGGCCACACCGGGCACGACCTGGCGGTCTTCGTACCGGACGGGCGCGAGGTGGTCTTCTGCGGGGACCTGGTGGAGGAGTCCGGCGACCCCCAGGCGGGCGGGGACGCGGCGCCTCGGCAGTGGCCCGCCGCCCTGGACCGGCTGCTGTCGCTGGGCGGTGAGGACGCGCTGTACGTACCGGGTCACGGAGCGGTGGTCACCGCGGGTTTCGTACGTGAGCAACGCGCCACACTGGCCGCCCGTTTCGGCGTGTCGGCGACATGA
- a CDS encoding IS701 family transposase, with amino-acid sequence MRAGELAAVRVRLEEFASEVFAPLVRRDWLEKGQLYLRGLLLDGRRKSMQPMAGRLGVDHQRLQQFMTSSTWPVADVRARLAWRAVAVVRPEVWVVDDTGFPKDGTASPGVARQYSGTLGKVGNCQIGVSVHAASDTASCPLSWRLFLPAAWDGPQAAARRAACRIPDSEHHRPKWQLALEMLDELSAIGLRPAALVADAGYGANADFRHGLEDRGLAYVLQVKGEMTAHGEDAGPHQPAYSGLGPRPLPRYRTRPRSLRDHVLAAGRSRGRTLTWRKGSRAAMSSHFVLLRVRLAGRRPKPAADGTIPLVWLIAQWPEGEAEPVKYWISNLPANIPAKDLVRLAKARWRIEHDYRELKTALGLDHFEGRSFTGWHRHVTLVTAAHLFLTEQRTCPKAPARA; translated from the coding sequence ATGAGGGCTGGGGAGCTTGCGGCGGTGCGGGTCCGGTTGGAGGAGTTCGCTTCCGAGGTGTTCGCGCCGCTGGTGCGGCGGGACTGGCTGGAGAAGGGCCAGTTGTATCTGCGGGGCCTGTTGCTGGACGGCCGACGCAAGTCGATGCAGCCGATGGCCGGGCGTCTCGGGGTGGACCATCAGCGGTTGCAGCAGTTCATGACGTCCTCGACCTGGCCGGTCGCTGACGTGCGGGCCCGACTGGCCTGGCGGGCGGTGGCCGTGGTCCGTCCTGAGGTGTGGGTGGTGGACGACACCGGTTTCCCCAAGGACGGCACTGCTTCGCCCGGGGTGGCCCGCCAGTACTCCGGCACGTTGGGCAAGGTCGGCAACTGCCAGATCGGTGTCAGCGTCCACGCCGCCTCGGACACGGCTTCGTGCCCGCTGTCGTGGCGGCTGTTCCTGCCCGCCGCATGGGACGGGCCCCAGGCCGCTGCACGCCGGGCTGCCTGCCGGATCCCCGACAGCGAACATCACCGCCCGAAGTGGCAGCTCGCGCTGGAGATGCTCGACGAGCTGTCCGCGATCGGTCTGCGGCCCGCCGCGCTGGTCGCCGACGCCGGCTACGGCGCGAACGCCGACTTCCGTCACGGCCTGGAGGACCGGGGTCTGGCCTACGTCCTGCAGGTCAAGGGCGAGATGACCGCCCATGGTGAGGATGCCGGGCCGCATCAGCCCGCCTACAGCGGGCTCGGGCCCCGCCCTCTGCCCCGATACCGCACCCGTCCACGTTCCTTACGCGACCATGTGCTGGCTGCCGGACGAAGCCGTGGCCGGACGCTGACCTGGCGCAAAGGCTCCAGGGCCGCGATGAGCTCGCACTTCGTGCTCCTTCGGGTCCGCCTCGCCGGCCGCCGCCCGAAACCGGCGGCCGACGGGACGATTCCGCTGGTCTGGCTGATCGCGCAGTGGCCCGAGGGCGAGGCGGAGCCGGTGAAGTACTGGATCTCGAACCTGCCCGCCAACATCCCCGCCAAGGACCTCGTCCGCCTGGCGAAAGCCCGCTGGCGCATCGAGCACGACTACCGCGAACTGAAGACCGCTCTGGGACTGGACCACTTCGAGGGACGTTCGTTCACCGGCTGGCACCGCCACGTCACCCTCGTCACCGCCGCCCACCTGTTCCTGACCGAACAGCGGACCTGCCCAAAAGCCCCTGCCAGGGCCTGA